The sequence CGGTCTCCCGGGTCCACACCTCGCCGCCGGTCTCGCTGCACCCGACGACGGCGGGCAGCCAGGCGTGCGCGCGGGCCAGGTCCATGTAGGCCTCGATGGCGCCGGGCCACGCCTCCACGTCACCGATCGGGTCGCCGCTGGCCAGCGCCACTCCGGAGACCACCCGGTAGCAGATCGCGGCCTTGCCGCTGGGCGAGAAGACCACGGACTTGTCGCGGCGCAGCGCGAAGTGGCCGAGGGAGTCGCGGGCGCCGTGCCGGGCGAGCAGAATCCGCAGCCGCTGCTCGTCGTCCTCGCTCAGCTCGGCGACCGGGCGGGCCGGCCGCAGCACCAGGTAGGCGGTGGAGCAGGCGATGAGCAGGCCGAGGCCGCCCAGCGAGTAGCCGACCACGTCGCCGACCCGGTCGCTGGTGTAGTGCACCGGGCCGGAGAAGCCGAAGAGCCCGTAGAGCACGTGCAGGCAGCGGTCGGTGATGCCGGGGTTGCCGCGCTCGGAGGCGGGGTGGGCGCTGGTGATGACCAGGCCGAGGCAGAACGCCAGCGTGCTGAGGCCGACCAGGTTCACCACCGCCCGCCAGCGGGTGCGCGGGTCGGAGAGCGCGGTGAACTCGCCGCGGTACTTGATCAGCAGGGTGAGCAGGCCCAGCGAGACCACGGCGCCGAAGATCGAGTGCCGGTAGACGATCTGGGTGGCGGCGCCGAGCGGCAGCAGCAGCACCGCCGCCCACCAGGCGCGCTGCTTGCCCCGCTTCAGGCCGTGCGCCAGCATCAGCAGCAGGATGCCGGTGACCACCGCCGTCGCCGCCGCGAGCGAGCTGACGGTGCCCGGGAAGACCGCGGCCAGCTCGTGCATCCGCCGGTTGCGGAAGGCGGGGAACACCGCGGAGACCACGTCGAGCAGGCCGATCACGGCCGCCGCCGTACCGAAGATCTTCGGAACGGACGAGGCGTGCGGCATCAGGCGGTGGTGCGTCATGCGGGCGCGGTCAGCGGACAAGGTGCTCACAGGTTCCGGTATGAGGGACGGTTGCGCCCACTAGGACGGAATCATCCGTCTACGGGTTGCGCGCGAGTCGTGTCAATCCGCGACGATCTCCCGGCCGGGCGCGCTCAACAGCCCGCCGGTACGGCCGAAAACCTTCCCCCCGGGCTGCTTCCGGTTACCCGGGCGGATTCCCCCGGTTGCGCCGGATGCCTGGCTGCCCCCGCTCCCCCGAGCAGCTACCCGCGGCCGATGATCAGGCTCATCGCCTCGGAGCGCGTCGCGGGGTCCCTCAGCTGGCCGCGCACCGCCGACGTGATGGTCTTCGCCCCGGGCTTGCGCACCCCCCGCATCGTCATGCACATGTGCTCGCACTCGATGACCACGATCACCCCGCGCGGTTCCAGTATCCGCATCATCGCGTCGGCGACCTGCGTGGTCAGCCGCTCCTGCACCTGCGGGCGCCGCGCGTACACGTCCACCAGCCGCGCCAGCTTCGACAGCCCGGTGATCTTCCCGCTGCTCGCCGGGATGTACCCGATGTGGGCGACGCCGACGAAGGGCACCAGGTGGTGCTCGCAGGAGGACATCACCTCGATGTCCTTGACCAGCACCATCTCGTCGTGACCGAGGTCGAAGGTGGTGGTCAGTACGTCCTCGGGCTGCTGCCACAGCCCGGCGAATATCTCCCGGTAGGCGCGGGCCACCCGGCTCGGGGTCTCGCGCAGGCCCTCCCGGTCGGGGTCCTCGCCCACCGCGTAGAGCAGCTCACGGATCGCGGCCTCGGCCCGCTTCTCGTCGAACTCGCCGGGCGCCTGGTCGCCGTCGAGCGTCACGGGGTCGGTCATGGGCCTCGCTCCTCCTGCTGACGCCACCTGGCCGGTGCCGCCTCGCCGGTGCCGCCTTGCTGATGCGTCTTGCTGCTGCCATCGCGGCCGGTAGGGAAACACAGCCGGTCGAAAACACGGCCGCGGCCCCAAGGCTAGAACCCTGGGGCCGCGAATCGCATTCCGGACAGTGCCCGAAACGGGGTGGATCAGTGTGATGTTCAGCTCTCCGGGCGGTCTTCCGGCAGGTCGACCGGCTCGGTGGGCTTGGTGGTGGAGACCGGCGACGGGCCGCTTCCGTTGATCGCCTGGGCGCCGTTGGTCAGTGCCAGCTCCTTCGGGGAGAGCACCGGCGGCCGGGTGGACGGGGTCCGGCGAGCCGAACCGGTCCAGGCCGGGCGCGGCGGACGCTTGACCACCGGGGCGAAGATCTCGGCGATCTCCTCCTTGTTGAGCGTCTCCCGCTCCAGCAGCGCGAGCACGAGGTTGTCGAGGACGTCGCGGTTCTCGACGAGGATCTCCCACGCCTCGTTGTGCGCCGTCTCGATCAGCTTCTTGACCTCCTCGTCGACCAGCCCGGCGACCTCTTCCGAGTAGTCGCGCTGGTGACCCATCTCACGACCGAGGAACGGCTCCGAGTCGCTGGTGCCGAACTTGATCGCGCCGAGCCGCTCGGTCATGCCGTACTGCGTGACCATGGCGCGGGCGGTGGTGGTGGCCTTGTCGATGTCGTCCGAGGCGCCGGTGGTCGGGTCGTGGAAGACCAGTTCCTCCGCCGCCCGGCCGCCCATCATGTAGGCGAGCTGGTCGAGCATCTCGTTGCGCGACGTGGAGTACTTGTCCTCGTCGGGCAGCACCATCGTGTAGCCGAGGGCACGGCCGCGGGACAGGATGGTGATCTTGTGGACCGGGTCGGAGTTCGGTGAGGCCGCCGCGACCAGGGCGTGTCCGCCCTCGTGGTAAGCGGTGGTCTTCTTCTCCTTGTCCGACATGATCCGGGTGCGCTTCTGGGGGCCGGCCACCACACGGTCGATGGCCTCGTCCAGCACGCCGTTGTCGATCACCTTCTTGTCGCTGCGCGCGGTGAGCAGCGCCGCCTCGTTGAGCACGTTGCTCAGGTCGGCACCGGTGAAGCCGGGGGTGCGGCGGGCGACGGCCATGAGGTCGACGTCCGGCGCGATCGGCTTGCCCTTCTGGTGCACGGTGAGGATCTCCAGCCGGCCGTTGAGGTCCGGCGGGTCGACCGCGATCTGCCGGTCGAACCGGCCCGGGCGCAGCAGCGCCGGGTCGAGGATGTCCGGCCGGTTCGTCGCGGCGATGAGGATCACGCCGCCCTTGACGTCGAAGCCGTCCATCTCGACGAGCAGCTGGTTGAGGGTCTGCTCGCGCTCGTCGTGACCGCCGCCGAGGCCCGCACCGCGGTGCCGGCCGACAGCGTCGATCTCGTCGACGAAGACGATCGCCGGGGCGTTCGCCTTGGCCTGCTCGAACAGGTCGCGGACCCGGGAGGCGCCGACGCCGACGAACATCTCGACGAAGTCGGAACCCGAGATCGAGTAGAACGGCACGCCGGCCTCGCCGGCCACGGCTCGCGCCAGCAGCGTCTTACCGGTGCCGGGACGGCCGTAGAGCAGCACGCCCTTGGGGATCTTGGCGCCGACGGCCTGGAACTTCGCCGGCTCCTGCAGGAACTCCTTGATCTCCTGCAGTTCCTCCACCGCCTCGTCGCAGCCCGCGACGTCGGCGAAGGTGGTCTTGGGGGTGTCCTTGGTGATCAGCTTGGCCTTGGACTTCCCGAACTGCATGACGCGCGAACCGCCGCCCTGCATCTGGTTCATCAGGAAGAGGAAGACCACCACGATCAGGACGAAGGGCAGCAGCGACAGCAGGATGCTGACGAACGCGTTCTGCTTGGACGGCGAGACGGTGTAGCCGTCGGGCAGTGCGACGCCCTTGACCTGTCCGTCCTGGATCTTCTGCAGGTTTGCGGCGATCGAGGAGCCCTGGTTGCCGATGTAGCTGGCGCGGACCTTCGAGCTGCCCTTGATCTTGTAGCCGTCCTTGAGCTGGACCTTGATGGAGTTGTCGTCCCCAGTGGTCAGCTGTGCGGAACTGGCGTGGTTGGTGTTGATCGCGTGCAGTACCTGGCCTGTGTCGACTGTCTTGTAGCCGCCGCCGGAGCCGACGACTTCCATCAACACGACCACGGCAAGGACAGCCAGCACGATCCACATGACCGGCCCACGGAAATAGCGCTTCACGTCCATCCATGCGGGGCGTAAACGCCCCGTCCCTCCTGCCGCAGTGAGGCACAGCCGCTGGTGGGCGACGTGTGCATCCGGTGTATGACCCGATCCTTCGGACGGTACCCCAGCATTGTGACCCGAGGTTGCCGCCGACCGTTAACAATCCGGCTTTCCCCTGCTCCAACGGCGGGAAACCGACAGGGGTTCCCCGGGCCGCCGTGAGGGTGGTCTCAGTGCGGCCTCAGCCCCCGTAGACGTGCGGTGCGAGGGTGCCGACGAACGGCAGGTTGCGGTACTTCTCGGAGTAGTCCAGGCCGTAACCGACCACGAACTCGTTGGGGATGTCGAAGCCAGTGTATTTGACATCGATGCGAACCTTCGCCGCCTCGGGCTTGCGCAGCAGCGTGCAGACCTCCAGGGAGGCCGGGCCGCGCGATCCGAGGTTGCTGATCAGCCAGGAGAGGGTCAGCCCGGAGTCGATGATGTCCTCGACGATCAGGACGTGCCGCCCGGCGATGTCGGTGTCCAGGTCCTTGAGGATGCGGACCACGCCGGAGGACTTGGTGCCGGCGCCGTAGGAGGACACCGCCATCCAGTCCATGGTCACGTTGCTCGACAGGGCTCGGGCCAGGTCGGCCATCACCATGACGGCGCCCTTGAGGACACCGACGATCAGCAGGTCCTTGCCCGCGTAGTCCCGATCGATCTCGGCGGCCAGCTCCCCCAGCTTCGCGTCGATGTCTGCCTTGGCGATGAGCACCTTCTCAAGGTCGGCGCCCATGTCGGTCTCGTTCACTACGCGGTACGTCCTCAGGTCTGCGGCTCTACGACGGCGAGAACACCAGTCTGCCATCCGCCCTTCGGACGGCGACGCCGCCCGGCAGGTTGAGCGCCTTCTGCCCGCGCCAGCCCGTCACCAGGCGGTCCACCTCTTCGATGTGGCGGGCGAAGAGGAAGCCCGGCGGGGACCCGGCGGCCACCGCCGCCCTGCGCAGCACCCGGCGCCGGACCGCCGCGGGCAGCCGGTGCAGCCGGGCCACGTCGAGGCTGCCGTCGTCGCCGGCCACGTCGGCCTGCGCGTCGGCGGCCCACTGGTCGAGGGCGTCGGCGTCGTCGCGCGAGAGCTGGGCGGTACGGGCCAGCGCCTGCACGACGCCCTTGCCGAGCGACTTCTCCAGCACCGGCAGCGCTTCGTGCCGGACCCGGGAGCGGGTGTACGCGGGGTCGTGGTTGTGCGGGTCCTCCCACACGGTGATGCCCTGGGCGAGGCAGCCCTGGCGGACGGTGTCGCGGTCGAGCAGCAGGAACGGCCGGCGGTAGCGGCCGCCGGTGCCGGAGACCGCGGCCATGCCGGACAGCGAGCGGGTGCCGGAGCCGCGGGCGAGGCCGAGCAGCACCGTCTCCGCCTGGTCGTCCCGGGTGTGGCCGAGCAACACCGCGGCGGCGCCGCGGCGTTCGGCGACGGTGTCCAGCGCGGCGTACCGCGCGTCGCGCGCGGCGGCCTCGGGGCCGACCCGGCGACCGGTGCCGGTGCCCGCGGTGCCGACGTACGCGCCGCCGTGCGCGGCCGTGGTGGACTGCCGGCCGACGGTCACGCCGATCGCGTCGACCGGGTCGAGGCCGAGGGCACGCAGCCGCTCCACGACCTCCTGCGCGCGGCGGGCCGAGCCGCTTTGCAGGCCGTGGTCGACGGTGACGGCGCCGGCACGCATGCCGAGCCGGGGCGCTTCGAAGGCGAGGGCGGCGGCCAGCGCCATCGAATCGGCGCCGCCGCTGCACGCGGCGAGTACGAGCGGGCCGGCGGCGCCCGCGGTGGCGGTGGACGGCGCGGCGGACGCGTCGGCGGAGGCTGCGAGCACGTCGTGCAGGACGCGGCGGACCGCCAGACGTATCGCCGCGACCGTGGGGTGGGGTCCCATGTCCGGTTCCCTCCTGGGGAGGCTGGGTGGGGCGGGCAGAGCGAGAAGCCCTGCGAGACAGGTTGACGCAGGGTATTCAGATGGTGACAGAAGCCCGGGCATAACCCGAGCATCGCACGCGGCACCCCACGCCAGCGGTCCCTCGGACGGGTGAACCGGGCGCAAAACCAGCGGCCGGACCACCCTCGGCGGGGCGGCACGGCCGGTACGGGTGGGGCGGAGGGTGTGAACGGCCAGGGCTCGCGGAGGCGCGGCCGGGGCTCGCGCTCCTGCGAACGAGCCCGCCCGCGTCCACGGCGGTACGGTACGGCGCCCGGCTCAGCCGTCGGTGCGGCCGTGCACCCGCGCCACCCACTCCGCGGGTTTGGCGATCTCCGCCTTGGTGGGCAGCGTGTTCGGCGAGGTCCACACGCGGTTGAAACCGTCCATGCCGACGTCCTTGACCACGCCGCGCACGAACCGCTCGCCGTCGCGGTACTGCCGCAGCTTCGCGTCCAGGCCCAGCAGCCGGCGCAGCGCCTGGTCGAGCCGGCCCGCGCCGCTGGCGCGGCGCTGCCCGAACTTCTCCCGGATCTCCGCGACGCTCGGCACCACCTCGGGGCCCACACCGTCCATCACGTAGTCGGCGTGCCCCTCCAGCAGCGACATCACGGCGGTCAGCCGGGTGAGGATCTCCTTCTGCGCGGGGGTCTGCACGAGGTCCACGAGGCTGCGGCCGTCGTCCGGCTCACCGTCGGCGCCCTCCTCGCCCTCCTCGCGGTCCTTGCCCGCGCCGCTGAAGGTCTGCACCGCCTGCCGGACCCGCTCCACGACCGTGGAGGCGTCGAGTTCGGTCTCACCGAGGAAGGACTGGATCTCGCCCTCGATGTGGTCGCGCAGCCAGGGCACGGCGGAGAACTGGGTGCGGTGGGTCTCCTCGTGCAGGCACACCCACAGCCGGAAGTCGTGCGGGTCGACGTCCAGCTCGCGCTCGACGTGCACGATGTTCGGGGCGACCAGCAGCAGCCGCCCGGCCCTGGACTCCCCCGGGCCCGGCTGCACCGGTCCCGCGGGCATCTCCCGCGTGGCGGGGGCGAACGTCTCGTACTGGCCGAGCACCCGGGAGGACAGGAAGCTCAGCAGCATCCCGACCTCGACGCCGGTGACCTTGCCGCCCACGGTGCCGAGCATGACGCCGCCCGGGCCGCCCGGGCGGCGGGCCTGCATCTTGCCCAGCAGCGGTTTGAGCACCTCGCGGAAGCCCGCGACGTTGGCGCGGACCCAGCCGGGGCGGTCCACGATCAGCACGGGGGTGCCGTGCGGGCGGGCCCCGCCGTCGCCGTACATCCGCGTGAACGCGCTGACGTGGTTCTCCGACTCCTCGGCGTGGGTCCGCAACTCGGCCACGATCGCGCGTGCCTCGTCCCGGCTCACCTCCGGCCCGGGCCGCGTCAGCCGCTGCGCGGTCGCCACGGCGAGGTTCCAGTCGACCATCTCGCTTCCACCGATGCTCGTCATACCTTCACGGTACGTTGCCGCTCCCGATTTGGGGGTGCCTAACGCTTCTCCGCCGCCGTTCTCGGGGCTCCGATCCGTCTACGGGCCGGTGGTGGGCTGAGCCCGCAGTCCCCTGCGGGGTGGCCGCCTCGCCCTTGCCCGCGGGCCCATCGCGGCTGGTCGCGCAGTTCCCCGCGCCCCCGGGTGGCAGCCCCTTGCTGTGGGCACCTACCTGCACGTCGGACGTGGCTGGTCGCGCAGTTCCCCGCGCCCCTGAGTATGTGCGGCTGCTCCGCAGCGCACAGCAGGCCACCGGTCGGCCCTCGGGAACCAACCGGCACCGCGACGGCGGGTCGCCGAAGGGGCGCGGGGAACTGCGCGACCAACCACAACGAGCCCGCAGACAAGAACGAGACAGCCACCCCGCAGGGGGGCGCGGGGAACTGCGCGACCAACCACAACGAGCCCGCAGACAAGAACGAGACAGCCACCCCGCAGGGGGGCGCGGGGAACTGCGCGACCAACCACAACGAGCCCGCAGACAAGAACGAGACAGCCACCCCGCAGGGTCAGGCGCCGGCTACGGCTGTCGCGAGGGCGTCGAGGGCTTGCTCGGTCGCGACGGGGTCGTATCCGCCCTGGGTCATGAACGAGAACGCGAGCAGCCGCCCGCCGGCGGTGACCACGGTGCCGGCGATCGTGTTGGTCCCCGTGAGCGTCCCCGTCTTCGCGTGCACCAGGCCCGCCGCAGGCGACCCGTGGAACCGCGCCGCCAGCGTCCCCGTGAAGTCCGCCACCGGCACCCCCGTGAGGATCGAGCGCAGCTCGGCGTGTTCAGGGCTCGCCGCCAGCGCCAGCAACCGCGCGAGGGTGACCGGCGCCAGCCGGTCGTCGTGGTCGAGCCCGCTCCCGTCGTGGAACGACGCCCGCGGCAGCGGCACCCCGTACCGCACCAGCGCCGCCCTGATCGCCGCCGCACCCCCCGCGAAGCTCGCCGGCCGCCCGCTCGCGATCGCGGACTGCCGCGCCAGCGCCTCCGCGAGGTCGTTGTCGCTGTTGGTGAGCATGCGTTCCACGAGGTCGGCCAGCGGCGCCGACACGTGCGTGGCGAGCGTCGTGCCGGCCACGTTCCCCGCCGTCCCCGCGTGCTCGTGCGTGACGGCGGTCACGGTGATCCCCTGCTTGCCGAGCAGCTGCGCGAAGTCCCCCGCCGCGCTCGCCGCCGGGTCCCACGCGCGGGACGCGGGGCCGCTGCTGCTCCCGTCGAGCCGCCCCTCGTCGGCCATCAGCGCGGTGACCGGCGCGAGGTTCTCGTTGTGCCCGATGGGGTGGAGTGTCGGCCCGCTGTACAGCGACGTGTCGTACCCGAGCGCGATCTTCGTCCGCCCGGCCGCCTTCAGCGCCTTCGCGGTGTCCTCGGCGAGTTGCCCCAACTCCAGCGTGGGGTCACCGCCGCCGACCAGCACCACGTCACCCTTCCCGGTGGTCCCGGTCGCCACCACCCGCGTGGTCAGCCGCTTCTCCGGGCCGAGCAGGCCCAGCGCGGCCGTCGCGGTGGCGAGTTTGGTGGTGGACGCGGGGGTTGTCGCGGTGCCGTCCTGGTGGTCGAAGAGCACGCTGCCGCTGCTCACGTCGATCACGGCGCCGGTGCGGACCGGGCCCATGCCGTACGCCGTCAGCAGCGGGTCGAGCGTGCGGGCGAGCTCGGCGGAGAGGCCGGCCGGCAGGGGCGCCGCGGAGCCGCCGACCGGCAGCAGGACGGGCGCCGCGGACGGCACGGCCGTCGATATGCCCCCGGGCCCGGCCGGGGACACGGCCGTGGATACGGGGCTCGGCTTGGCCTTCGGCTTCCCGCCCGGTCCGGCCTCGGCGTCCCGCGCGGCGGCGAAGTTCCGTTCCGCGGTGCGCTGCCCGCCCTGCCACGGCCCGGCCGCGGCCGCCGCCCCCGCGGCGACGACCACGCCCATCCCGGCGGATACCGCCACGACCTGCCACGTCCTGCCGAGCGGCACAGCCGACCAGCCCCTTTCGCGACCACCCCGATGCGTGGGAGACACTTAACCACCCACACTGTGTGCTGATCATTGAGGAGTAGGGCCGTGGAGTTCGACGTCACGATCGAGATCCCGAAGGGTTCACGAAACAAGTACGAGGTGGACCACGAGTCCGGTCGTATCCGCCTGGACCGCAGGCTCTTCACGTCCACGAGTTACCCCGCGGACTACGGCTTCATCGAGAACACCCTCGGCCAGGACGGCGACCCGCTGGACGCGCTGGTCATCCTGGACGAGCCGACGTTCCCCGGGTGCCTGATCACCTGCCGCGCCATCGGCATGTTCCGGATGACCGACGAGGCCGGCGGCGACGACAAGGTGCTGTGCGTGCCCGCGTCCGACCCGCGCGTGGAGCACCTGCGGGACATCCACCACGTCTCGGAGTTCGACCGCCTGGAGATCCAGCACTTCTTCGAGGTCTACAAGGACCTGGAGCCCGGCAAGTCCGTCGAGGGCGCGAACTGGGTCGGCCGCACCGAGGCCGAGGCGGAGATCGAGGAGTCCTTCCGCCGCCTGAAGGAGCACAACGGCGGTCACTGACCACCGGTTTCCCGCACTACGGGCCCGCGGCCGTCATCGGCCGCGGGCCCGAGCCGTGCGGGTGGAGGAGGGGCCGCACGGCGGAGCGGGTCGAGCGGGACGGATCAAGCGGGGTGCGTCAACGGGGCTGCGGCTGGAGCTTGTCGGTGTACGTGCCGTCCGGCCGAGGGCCCGTGCCGTCCGGCAGGGAGCCCGTACCGTCCGGCGGGGAAGCCGTCCCATCCGCCGCGTCGGCCCGCTCGCCGACCTGCTCGCCGCGCTCAGCGGAACGCGACCGCGTGCCCCGCAGCAGCAGGGCGACGACGACCGCCGCGAGCAGGGCCACGCCCGCGCCCGCCAGCAGCGTCTGGTGGATGCCGTCCACGAAGGCGTGCCGTGCTCCGTCGGCGACCGAGCCGCCGACACCGGTCGCCCCGGCCAGCGAGGAGCGGGCCGCGTCCGCCGCCTGCGGCGGCAGCCCGGGCGGCAGGTGCAGGTGCGTGCGGTAGCCCGCGCCGAGCAGGCTCCCGAGGACCGCGATGCCGAGTGCCCCGCCCAGTTCGCGCGACAGGTCGTTCATCGCCGAGCCGACGTTCTGCAGCGCCCGCGGCAGCGCGTCCGTGATCTCGGTGGTCGCCGGCGTCATCGCCAGGCCCATCCCGGCCCCGAGCGGGACCAGTCCGGCGACGATCAGCCAGTACGGGCTGTCGGTGCCCAGCCGCGAGAGGACCGTCATCGCGACCGCCACCAGCACCAGCCCCGCCACCCACGGCCGCCGCACGCCGACCCGGGCCACCAGTCGCGGGGTCAGCCGGGTGGCGGGCACCAGCGCCCCGGCCAGCGGCAGCACGCTCACCGCGGCAACCAACGGGCTGTCCCCGCGAACCAGTTGCAGATACTGCATGGCCACGAAGATGAAGCCGAAGAAGACGAAGAACTGCAGCGTGACCGACACCGAGCCCGCCGAGAACCGCCGGTTGCGGAACAGCCTCGGGTCCAACAGCGGCTGCTCCCGGCGCAGTTCCCATCCGACGAAGGCGGCGAGCACCACCACGCCGAGACCGATGCCACCGAGGGTCAGCGGGTCGGCCCAGCCGCGGGTGGGCGCCTCGATCACCGAGTAGACGAGGGCGAGCAGGCCGACCACCGCGATCAGCGCACCCACCGCGTCGAGCCGAGGCCGCTCCGCCTCCGCCGACTCCGGTACGAAGACCAGCGTGCCGACCGCGGCGACCGCCGCGAGCACCACGTTGAGCAGGAACACCGAGCGCCACGACCACTCCTGGAGCAGCAGGCCCGACGTCAGCAGCCCGACGACGGCGCTCGCGCCGGCCACCGCGGTCCAGGCGCTCACCGCCTTCGTCCGCTGCTCGCGCGGGAAGGTGCTGGTGATGGTGGACAGCGTCGCCGGCATCACCAAAGCCGCGCCCACCCCCAACAGGCCCCGCAGCGCGATGAGTTCGTCGGCCTCCTTGGTGAACACGGCCAGCACCGACCCCACGGCGAAGACCACGAGACCGGCCACCAGCGCCCGCCGCCGCCCGAACCGGTCGCCCAACGCCCCCGCGGGCAGCAGCAATGAGGCGAACGCGAGGCTGTAGGCGTCCACGATCCACGACAACTGCGTCTGGCTCGCGTGGGTTTCGCGGGCCAGGCTGGGCAGCGCGACGTTCAGCGAGGCCATCGCCGAGACCACCGCGCCGAGCGCGAGGCACGTGACGAACAGGACCACGCCGTGCCGGACGGCCGGCCCGGCCGGTGAGGCGGGGTGAGCGGGTTCGGCGGGTGGGGTGCCGCTCCGCGAGTCCACGGTGCGCATGGGAGCCTCCTCCTACAGGATGTCGCTGTCCTGCTCACGGTCCCGCCCGGGGTCGGCCACTCGCCACGTTGATGAATTCCGGCCGCCGGTCGTACGGGGCTCTTGTCCGATGCACCGCCCGAATCCGCCGGCCCTGATGAATTCCCGGGGCCGCCCGACCCGCTACCCGGACGACCGCCGCTGACGGGTGGGCGAGCCCTGAAGGGCGAGCCGCAGGGAGGGGCCGAAGTGCCGGACGATGTCGTCCACCGACATGGACGCGATCGGCTCCAGGCGCAGCACGTAACGCGTCATGATGATGCCCGCCATCTGCGCGCCGAACGCCATCGCCCGCGCCTGGGCGTTGGCCCCGCCGATACGTTCGGCGATCCGGCCGAACACCTCGCGTTCGAGCATCTCCCGCAGGAGCGCGGCGAGTGCCTCGTCGGCCGCCGCGCTGCGGACCATCGCCTCCAGGGCGGGCCGGGTGTCGGAGGAGTCCCAGATGGTCACCAAGGCGCGCAGCGCCCGCACGCTGAACGTGGCGGGGTCGCCGTCGAGCACCCGCGTCAGCACGTCCGCCGGGTTCGCCACCAGCGCCATCGCCGCGCCGAACAGCCCCCGCTTGGAGTCGAAGTAGTAGCTGATCAGGGCGACGTCCACGCCGGCTTCGTCAGCGATCGCCCGCAGGGTCACCGCCTGGTAGCCGTGTTCGAGGAACTTCTGCCGCGCGACGGCGAGGATGGCGCCGCGCGT comes from Streptomyces sp. NBC_00448 and encodes:
- a CDS encoding phosphatidylglycerol lysyltransferase domain-containing protein produces the protein MTHHRLMPHASSVPKIFGTAAAVIGLLDVVSAVFPAFRNRRMHELAAVFPGTVSSLAAATAVVTGILLLMLAHGLKRGKQRAWWAAVLLLPLGAATQIVYRHSIFGAVVSLGLLTLLIKYRGEFTALSDPRTRWRAVVNLVGLSTLAFCLGLVITSAHPASERGNPGITDRCLHVLYGLFGFSGPVHYTSDRVGDVVGYSLGGLGLLIACSTAYLVLRPARPVAELSEDDEQRLRILLARHGARDSLGHFALRRDKSVVFSPSGKAAICYRVVSGVALASGDPIGDVEAWPGAIEAYMDLARAHAWLPAVVGCSETGGEVWTRETGLDALELGDEAIVDVVDFTLAGRAMRNVRQMVKRIERCGYVCRVRRVHELTEEEKQRVRLAADAWRGTDTERGFSMALGRFGEETDGDCVVVTAHKECEPDAAHPELGDLRAVLHFVPWGTDGMSLELMRRDRAADPGLNELLIVAALQKAPELGVKHVSLNFAMFRSALARGERIGAGPVLRGWRGLLVFLSRWFQIESLYKFNAKFQPQWVPRFLVFPNSRDLPRIGFAIMQAEGFVTLSLPLPDALQRFLPGRAARPAHRHKPGYASLEDAPERKFVA
- the folE gene encoding GTP cyclohydrolase I FolE, which translates into the protein MTDPVTLDGDQAPGEFDEKRAEAAIRELLYAVGEDPDREGLRETPSRVARAYREIFAGLWQQPEDVLTTTFDLGHDEMVLVKDIEVMSSCEHHLVPFVGVAHIGYIPASSGKITGLSKLARLVDVYARRPQVQERLTTQVADAMMRILEPRGVIVVIECEHMCMTMRGVRKPGAKTITSAVRGQLRDPATRSEAMSLIIGRG
- the ftsH gene encoding ATP-dependent zinc metalloprotease FtsH; translation: MDVKRYFRGPVMWIVLAVLAVVVLMEVVGSGGGYKTVDTGQVLHAINTNHASSAQLTTGDDNSIKVQLKDGYKIKGSSKVRASYIGNQGSSIAANLQKIQDGQVKGVALPDGYTVSPSKQNAFVSILLSLLPFVLIVVVFLFLMNQMQGGGSRVMQFGKSKAKLITKDTPKTTFADVAGCDEAVEELQEIKEFLQEPAKFQAVGAKIPKGVLLYGRPGTGKTLLARAVAGEAGVPFYSISGSDFVEMFVGVGASRVRDLFEQAKANAPAIVFVDEIDAVGRHRGAGLGGGHDEREQTLNQLLVEMDGFDVKGGVILIAATNRPDILDPALLRPGRFDRQIAVDPPDLNGRLEILTVHQKGKPIAPDVDLMAVARRTPGFTGADLSNVLNEAALLTARSDKKVIDNGVLDEAIDRVVAGPQKRTRIMSDKEKKTTAYHEGGHALVAAASPNSDPVHKITILSRGRALGYTMVLPDEDKYSTSRNEMLDQLAYMMGGRAAEELVFHDPTTGASDDIDKATTTARAMVTQYGMTERLGAIKFGTSDSEPFLGREMGHQRDYSEEVAGLVDEEVKKLIETAHNEAWEILVENRDVLDNLVLALLERETLNKEEIAEIFAPVVKRPPRPAWTGSARRTPSTRPPVLSPKELALTNGAQAINGSGPSPVSTTKPTEPVDLPEDRPES
- the hpt gene encoding hypoxanthine phosphoribosyltransferase encodes the protein MNETDMGADLEKVLIAKADIDAKLGELAAEIDRDYAGKDLLIVGVLKGAVMVMADLARALSSNVTMDWMAVSSYGAGTKSSGVVRILKDLDTDIAGRHVLIVEDIIDSGLTLSWLISNLGSRGPASLEVCTLLRKPEAAKVRIDVKYTGFDIPNEFVVGYGLDYSEKYRNLPFVGTLAPHVYGG
- the tilS gene encoding tRNA lysidine(34) synthetase TilS yields the protein MGPHPTVAAIRLAVRRVLHDVLAASADASAAPSTATAGAAGPLVLAACSGGADSMALAAALAFEAPRLGMRAGAVTVDHGLQSGSARRAQEVVERLRALGLDPVDAIGVTVGRQSTTAAHGGAYVGTAGTGTGRRVGPEAAARDARYAALDTVAERRGAAAVLLGHTRDDQAETVLLGLARGSGTRSLSGMAAVSGTGGRYRRPFLLLDRDTVRQGCLAQGITVWEDPHNHDPAYTRSRVRHEALPVLEKSLGKGVVQALARTAQLSRDDADALDQWAADAQADVAGDDGSLDVARLHRLPAAVRRRVLRRAAVAAGSPPGFLFARHIEEVDRLVTGWRGQKALNLPGGVAVRRADGRLVFSPS
- a CDS encoding zinc-dependent metalloprotease, which produces MTSIGGSEMVDWNLAVATAQRLTRPGPEVSRDEARAIVAELRTHAEESENHVSAFTRMYGDGGARPHGTPVLIVDRPGWVRANVAGFREVLKPLLGKMQARRPGGPGGVMLGTVGGKVTGVEVGMLLSFLSSRVLGQYETFAPATREMPAGPVQPGPGESRAGRLLLVAPNIVHVERELDVDPHDFRLWVCLHEETHRTQFSAVPWLRDHIEGEIQSFLGETELDASTVVERVRQAVQTFSGAGKDREEGEEGADGEPDDGRSLVDLVQTPAQKEILTRLTAVMSLLEGHADYVMDGVGPEVVPSVAEIREKFGQRRASGAGRLDQALRRLLGLDAKLRQYRDGERFVRGVVKDVGMDGFNRVWTSPNTLPTKAEIAKPAEWVARVHGRTDG
- the dacB gene encoding D-alanyl-D-alanine carboxypeptidase/D-alanyl-D-alanine endopeptidase, with the translated sequence MAVSAGMGVVVAAGAAAAAGPWQGGQRTAERNFAAARDAEAGPGGKPKAKPSPVSTAVSPAGPGGISTAVPSAAPVLLPVGGSAAPLPAGLSAELARTLDPLLTAYGMGPVRTGAVIDVSSGSVLFDHQDGTATTPASTTKLATATAALGLLGPEKRLTTRVVATGTTGKGDVVLVGGGDPTLELGQLAEDTAKALKAAGRTKIALGYDTSLYSGPTLHPIGHNENLAPVTALMADEGRLDGSSSGPASRAWDPAASAAGDFAQLLGKQGITVTAVTHEHAGTAGNVAGTTLATHVSAPLADLVERMLTNSDNDLAEALARQSAIASGRPASFAGGAAAIRAALVRYGVPLPRASFHDGSGLDHDDRLAPVTLARLLALAASPEHAELRSILTGVPVADFTGTLAARFHGSPAAGLVHAKTGTLTGTNTIAGTVVTAGGRLLAFSFMTQGGYDPVATEQALDALATAVAGA